In Ischnura elegans chromosome 6, ioIscEleg1.1, whole genome shotgun sequence, one genomic interval encodes:
- the LOC124160562 gene encoding ATP-binding cassette subfamily C member 4-like isoform X2, protein MDKGRTWTNAHPRAKANPLSALTFAWMGGVFWKGYKKVFEMEDMYEPLDEHKSQSLGDKLEKNWDEEVRKKTARNKIPSFFKVLSKTFQWEFWMYGIIFGILDSLTRIGQPIFLGQLIGYFESKENEDIKTAYLNSVGVIVCFALSSFINHPFVMATFHLGMKIRIACCSLMYRKALRLSQSSLGEATVGQIVNMMSNDVNNFDYLMGFAHDIWIGPLQTAIVAYLIWNDMGALVLIGLLALILIIPFQSWMGQLTSIFRMKMADRTDSRVKLMNEIITGIQVIKMYTWEKPFSKLISMARRSEIKQATNLSIIRALYVSFTQYTARVALFFTVLSYTLSGNIITAQQVFVLTSFYSALSSEMTIGFPEAISQIAKTSVSIKRIQQFLLYEEIDVKQTNKDRNKNKVEGVKFNDVTAKWSPTLNENTLHNINLHIKPGSLVAVIGPVGSGKSSILQAVLGEIPLKSGSIEVPPKVTYVSQEPWIFGGSVRQNITFIDEFKSSTYRKVIDVCALTHDFEQFPYGDATLVGERGITLSGGQKARVNLARAIYHNADVYLLDDPLSAVDSVVGKQLFEDCIVNYLSSKTRILITHQLQYLMHVDQIIILNKGKINAIGNYEELQSSGIDFAKWLSQKPKDKTDAEPGESQRKINKTEIADTGKVSAQMDDGEVEKALEKQRTDETQTKGKISMMMFMKYFNAGGSFLTSLLVMLIFILAQALGSATDSWITLWVNMEEWRQKNSINNASTRAINQGLHHLNNSSAASPFSGSFESGTDSLYKYLTRDICIYVYIGLVSVMILSVLIRSIYFYIICMKASNNLHNTMFESVVNTKMVFFHNNPSGRVLNRFSQDIGAIDQILPDALMDTLQTGFMLIAVIVLVSVVNYWLVIPAAAIVILSYLMRIVYLATTTSFKRLEGITRSPVFTHLNASLQGLTTIRALGAQGKLKSEFDGFQDQHSSAFYILLAAGRAFGLWLDILCFIYVTLVTLSFLFLGNNTLGGNVGLAITQSAGLAGFFQWGMKQFAQLEIQMTSVERVIEYSKLEKEFEEPKLRRKVLSKPLSENKATEDWPSAGQITFQNVFLKYNPTDPYVLNNLQFIIHPREKLGIVGRTGAGKSSLITALFRLAEVEGTIFIDGIDCASINLYQLRSKISIIPQEPVIFSGTLRKNLDPFDEHSDHVLWMALEEVELKELVQSFPAKLDSKISERGTNFSVGQRQLICLARAIIRKNKILILDEATANIDPQTDAIIQRTIREKLADCTVLTIAHRLHTVMDSDRILVMDAGEVVELGKPSELLERRNGFLTKMVEETGKEMADNLVALTANTKARN, encoded by the exons TTGGATGGGAGGAGTGTTCTGGAAAGGTTATAAGAAAGTTTTTGAAATGGAAGACATGTATGAACCATTGGATGAACACAAATCACAGTCACTCGGAGATAAGCTGGAAAA GAATTGGGATGAAGAAGTTCGTAAAAAAACAGCAAGAAACAAGATCCCCAGCTTTTTTAAAGTATTGTCAAAAACTTTCCAATGGGAATTCTGGATGTATGGAATAATTTTTGGAATACTGGACTCCCTAACAAg aattGGCCAACCAATATTTTTGGGACAACTCATAGgatattttgaaagcaaagaaaatgaagacATAAAAACAGCCTACTTGAATTCAGTGGGGGTAATTGTGTGCTTCGCCTTGAGCAGTTTCATCAATCATCCATTTGTGATGGCAACTTTCCATCTTGGAATGAAAATCAGGATTGCCTGCTGCTCTCTTATGTATCGCAAG GCCCTACGGTTAAGCCAGTCTTCATTGGGAGAAGCCACAGTGGGCCAGATAGTGAATATGATGTCCAATGATGTTAACAACTTTGATTACCTGATGGGATTTGCTCATGACATTTGGATTGGTCCCCTTCAGACAGCAATAGTGGCATATCTAATTTGGAATGATATGGGTGCCCTGGTGCTGATAGGATTGTTGGCTCTTATACTAATCATTCCCTTCCAGA GCTGGATGGGGCAGTTGACATCAATTTTCAGGATGAAAATGGCTGATCGTACTGATAGTAGAGTgaaattgatgaatgaaataatcaCAGGAATACAAGTCATCAAGATGTACACGTGGGAAAAACCTTTCTCAAAACTTATTTCCATGGCAAGAAG GAGTGAAATAAAGCAGGCCACTAATCTTTCAATCATTAGAGCTTTGTATGTGTCATTCACACAATATACAGCACGCGTGGCTCTGTTTTTTACTGTGCTTTCATACACTCTTAGTGGAAACATTATCACTGCTCAGCAG GTGTTTGTCCTGACATCATTCTACAGTGCTCTTTCAAGTGAAATGACAATTGGATTTCCAGAAGCTATTTCTCAGATAGCAAAAACCTCAGTTTCTATAAAGCGCATTCAG cAATTTCTTCTATATGAAGAAATCGATGTGAAGCAAACAAATAAAGATAGAAATAAGAACAAAGTAGAAGGTGTGAAGTTCAATGATGTTACTGCTAAATGGTCACCAACACTGAATGAAAATACTCTACACAACATCAATCTCCATATAAAGCCAGGATCACTAGTTGCTGTCATAGGACCAGTTGGATCAGGAAAG agcTCAATTCTACAAGCAGTATTAGGGGAAATTCCACTGAAGAGCGGGTCAATTGAAGTCCCACCAAAAGTAACTTATGTGTCACAG GAACCATGGATATTTGGAGGATCTGTGCGCCAAAACATTACTTTCATTGATGAATTTAAGAGTAGTACATACAGAAAGGTGATAGATGTTTGTGCCCTGACGCATGATTTTGAGCAATTTCCTTATGGAGATGCGACTTTAGTGGGAGAGAGAGGAATAACACTAAGCGGAGGACAAAAGGCACGAGTGAATCTTGCCAG gGCCATTTATCACAATGCAGACGTGTACCTTCTCGACGACCCCCTATCAGCAGTTGACTCTGTAGTTGGAAAGCAGCTTTTTGAAGATTGCATTGTGAACTATCTATCATCCAAGACTCGCATTCTGATCACTCATCAACTTCAATACTTGATGCACGTCGaccaaataataatattgaacAAG GGGAAAATCAATGCAATTGGAAACTATGAAGAGCTTCAGTCATCAGGCATTGATTTTGCCAAATGGTTGAGTCAGAAACCAAAGGATAAAACTGATGCAGAGCCTGGGGAATCTCAAAGAAAAATCAACAAAACAGAAATAGCCGATACG GGTAAAGTTTCAGCTCAAATGGATGATGGAGAGGTGGAGAAGGCATTAGAAAAACAGAGAACTGATGAAACACAAACCAAAGGAAAAATTAGCATGATGATGTTCATGAAATACTTTAATGCCGGAGGAAGTTTTCTCACATCCTTATTAGTTATGCTAATTTTTATCCTAGCACAGGCATTAGGAAGTGCAACTGACTCTTGGATAACATTATG GGTGAATATGGAAGAGTGGAGGCAAaagaattcaattaataatgcaaGTACTCGTGCAATTAACCAAGGATTACACCACCTCAACAATTCATCCGCAGCAAGTCCATTTTCTGGCAGTTTTGAAAGTGGCACGGACAGTCTTTACAAATACTTAACAAGGGATATATGCATTTATGTTTACATAGGCCTAGTATCTGTGATGATACTATCAGTATTAATCAGATCCATATACTTCTATATTATCTGCATGAAAGCTTCCAATAACCTGCATAACACGATGTTTGAATCAGTGGTGAATACGAAGATGGTATTTTTCCACAATAATCCTTCAG GAAGAGTGCTGAATAGGTTTTCCCAAGACATAGGAGCAATTGACCAAATTTTACCCGATGCATTGATGGACACTCTGCAG ACAGGGTTCATGCTCATTGCTGTGATAGTGCTGGTCTCTGTGGTGAATTACTGGCTTGTTATTCCAGCAGCAGCAATAGTAATTTTGTCATACTTGATGAGGATAGTATATTTGGCTACAACAACCAGTTTCAAAAGACTCGAAGGAATCA CTCGAAGTCCAGTTTTCACACATTTGAATGCATCTCTACAGGGCCTAACCACGATTAGGGCACTTGGAGCCCAAGGGAAACTGAAGAGTGAATTTGACGGTTTCCAA GATCAGCATTCTTCAGCATTTTATATACTGCTAGCAGCTGGAAGAGCATTTGGTCTTTGGCTGGATATCCTCTGCTTTATTTATGTAACACTGGTTACACTGAGTTTTCTCTTCCTTGGCAATA ACACACTTGGTGGAAATGTTGGACTTGCAATAACACAATCAGCTGGATTGGCAGGATTTTTCCAATGGGGAATGAAGCAATTTGCACAGTTGGAGATACAGATGACCTCAGTGGAAAGAGTAATTGAATACTCAAAATTGGAGAAAGAGTTTGAAGAACCTAAATTACGAAGGAAGGTTTTATCAAAACCACTATCTG AAAACAAAGCAACAGAAGACTGGCCATCAGCAGGGCAGATCACTTTCCAGAATGTATTTCTGAAGTACAACCCAACTGACCCATACGTACTAAATAACCTACAATTCATCATTCATCCCAGGGAGAAG CTAGGAATAGTGGGAAGGACAGGAGCTGGAAAATCTTCCCTGATCACAGCCCTTTTCAGGCTGGCAGAGGTGGAAGGGACAATTTTCATTGATGGCATTGACTGTGCTTCCATCAATCTTTATCAACTACGCTCAAAGATATCAATAATTCCTCAGGAGCCTGTAATCTTCTCCGGCACATTGAGAAAAAACCTAGATCCATTTGATGAGCACTCCGATCATGTTCTTTGGATGGCCCTTGAAGAG GTTGAACTGAAAGAGCTGGTCCAGAGTTTCCCAGCAAAACTTGACTCCAAAATTTCCGAACGAGGAACCAATTTTAGCGTTGGTCAAAGACAGTTGATATGTCTTGCAAGAGCCATCATACGAAAAAACAAAATCCTCATACTTGATGAGGCAACGGCTAACATTGATCCACA
- the LOC124160562 gene encoding ATP-binding cassette subfamily C member 4-like isoform X1 → MDKGRTWTNAHPRAKANPLSALTFAWMGGVFWKGYKKVFEMEDMYEPLDEHKSQSLGDKLEKNWDEEVRKKTARNKIPSFFKVLSKTFQWEFWMYGIIFGILDSLTRIGQPIFLGQLIGYFESKENEDIKTAYLNSVGVIVCFALSSFINHPFVMATFHLGMKIRIACCSLMYRKALRLSQSSLGEATVGQIVNMMSNDVNNFDYLMGFAHDIWIGPLQTAIVAYLIWNDMGALVLIGLLALILIIPFQSWMGQLTSIFRMKMADRTDSRVKLMNEIITGIQVIKMYTWEKPFSKLISMARRSEIKQATNLSIIRALYVSFTQYTARVALFFTVLSYTLSGNIITAQQVFVLTSFYSALSSEMTIGFPEAISQIAKTSVSIKRIQQFLLYEEIDVKQTNKDRNKNKVEGVKFNDVTAKWSPTLNENTLHNINLHIKPGSLVAVIGPVGSGKSSILQAVLGEIPLKSGSIEVPPKVTYVSQEPWIFGGSVRQNITFIDEFKSSTYRKVIDVCALTHDFEQFPYGDATLVGERGITLSGGQKARVNLARAIYHNADVYLLDDPLSAVDSVVGKQLFEDCIVNYLSSKTRILITHQLQYLMHVDQIIILNKGKINAIGNYEELQSSGIDFAKWLSQKPKDKTDAEPGESQRKINKTEIADTGKVSAQMDDGEVEKALEKQRTDETQTKGKISMMMFMKYFNAGGSFLTSLLVMLIFILAQALGSATDSWITLWVNMEEWRQKNSINNASTRAINQGLHHLNNSSAASPFSGSFESGTDSLYKYLTRDICIYVYIGLVSVMILSVLIRSIYFYIICMKASNNLHNTMFESVVNTKMVFFHNNPSGRVLNRFSQDIGAIDQILPDALMDTLQTGFMLIAVIVLVSVVNYWLVIPAAAIVILSYLMRIVYLATTTSFKRLEGITRSPVFTHLNASLQGLTTIRALGAQGKLKSEFDGFQDQHSSAFYILLAAGRAFGLWLDILCFIYVTLVTLSFLFLGNNTLGGNVGLAITQSAGLAGFFQWGMKQFAQLEIQMTSVERVIEYSKLEKEFEEPKLRRKVLSKPLSENKATEDWPSAGQITFQNVFLKYNPTDPYVLNNLQFIIHPREKLGIVGRTGAGKSSLITALFRLAEVEGTIFIDGIDCASINLYQLRSKISIIPQEPVIFSGTLRKNLDPFDEHSDHVLWMALEEVELKELVQSFPAKLDSKISERGTNFSVGQRQLICLARAIIRKNKILILDEATANIDPQTDAIIQRTIREKLADCTVLTIAHRLHTVMDSDRILVMDAGEVVELGKPSELLERRNGFLTKMVEETGKEMADNLVALTANTKEGKKLK, encoded by the exons TTGGATGGGAGGAGTGTTCTGGAAAGGTTATAAGAAAGTTTTTGAAATGGAAGACATGTATGAACCATTGGATGAACACAAATCACAGTCACTCGGAGATAAGCTGGAAAA GAATTGGGATGAAGAAGTTCGTAAAAAAACAGCAAGAAACAAGATCCCCAGCTTTTTTAAAGTATTGTCAAAAACTTTCCAATGGGAATTCTGGATGTATGGAATAATTTTTGGAATACTGGACTCCCTAACAAg aattGGCCAACCAATATTTTTGGGACAACTCATAGgatattttgaaagcaaagaaaatgaagacATAAAAACAGCCTACTTGAATTCAGTGGGGGTAATTGTGTGCTTCGCCTTGAGCAGTTTCATCAATCATCCATTTGTGATGGCAACTTTCCATCTTGGAATGAAAATCAGGATTGCCTGCTGCTCTCTTATGTATCGCAAG GCCCTACGGTTAAGCCAGTCTTCATTGGGAGAAGCCACAGTGGGCCAGATAGTGAATATGATGTCCAATGATGTTAACAACTTTGATTACCTGATGGGATTTGCTCATGACATTTGGATTGGTCCCCTTCAGACAGCAATAGTGGCATATCTAATTTGGAATGATATGGGTGCCCTGGTGCTGATAGGATTGTTGGCTCTTATACTAATCATTCCCTTCCAGA GCTGGATGGGGCAGTTGACATCAATTTTCAGGATGAAAATGGCTGATCGTACTGATAGTAGAGTgaaattgatgaatgaaataatcaCAGGAATACAAGTCATCAAGATGTACACGTGGGAAAAACCTTTCTCAAAACTTATTTCCATGGCAAGAAG GAGTGAAATAAAGCAGGCCACTAATCTTTCAATCATTAGAGCTTTGTATGTGTCATTCACACAATATACAGCACGCGTGGCTCTGTTTTTTACTGTGCTTTCATACACTCTTAGTGGAAACATTATCACTGCTCAGCAG GTGTTTGTCCTGACATCATTCTACAGTGCTCTTTCAAGTGAAATGACAATTGGATTTCCAGAAGCTATTTCTCAGATAGCAAAAACCTCAGTTTCTATAAAGCGCATTCAG cAATTTCTTCTATATGAAGAAATCGATGTGAAGCAAACAAATAAAGATAGAAATAAGAACAAAGTAGAAGGTGTGAAGTTCAATGATGTTACTGCTAAATGGTCACCAACACTGAATGAAAATACTCTACACAACATCAATCTCCATATAAAGCCAGGATCACTAGTTGCTGTCATAGGACCAGTTGGATCAGGAAAG agcTCAATTCTACAAGCAGTATTAGGGGAAATTCCACTGAAGAGCGGGTCAATTGAAGTCCCACCAAAAGTAACTTATGTGTCACAG GAACCATGGATATTTGGAGGATCTGTGCGCCAAAACATTACTTTCATTGATGAATTTAAGAGTAGTACATACAGAAAGGTGATAGATGTTTGTGCCCTGACGCATGATTTTGAGCAATTTCCTTATGGAGATGCGACTTTAGTGGGAGAGAGAGGAATAACACTAAGCGGAGGACAAAAGGCACGAGTGAATCTTGCCAG gGCCATTTATCACAATGCAGACGTGTACCTTCTCGACGACCCCCTATCAGCAGTTGACTCTGTAGTTGGAAAGCAGCTTTTTGAAGATTGCATTGTGAACTATCTATCATCCAAGACTCGCATTCTGATCACTCATCAACTTCAATACTTGATGCACGTCGaccaaataataatattgaacAAG GGGAAAATCAATGCAATTGGAAACTATGAAGAGCTTCAGTCATCAGGCATTGATTTTGCCAAATGGTTGAGTCAGAAACCAAAGGATAAAACTGATGCAGAGCCTGGGGAATCTCAAAGAAAAATCAACAAAACAGAAATAGCCGATACG GGTAAAGTTTCAGCTCAAATGGATGATGGAGAGGTGGAGAAGGCATTAGAAAAACAGAGAACTGATGAAACACAAACCAAAGGAAAAATTAGCATGATGATGTTCATGAAATACTTTAATGCCGGAGGAAGTTTTCTCACATCCTTATTAGTTATGCTAATTTTTATCCTAGCACAGGCATTAGGAAGTGCAACTGACTCTTGGATAACATTATG GGTGAATATGGAAGAGTGGAGGCAAaagaattcaattaataatgcaaGTACTCGTGCAATTAACCAAGGATTACACCACCTCAACAATTCATCCGCAGCAAGTCCATTTTCTGGCAGTTTTGAAAGTGGCACGGACAGTCTTTACAAATACTTAACAAGGGATATATGCATTTATGTTTACATAGGCCTAGTATCTGTGATGATACTATCAGTATTAATCAGATCCATATACTTCTATATTATCTGCATGAAAGCTTCCAATAACCTGCATAACACGATGTTTGAATCAGTGGTGAATACGAAGATGGTATTTTTCCACAATAATCCTTCAG GAAGAGTGCTGAATAGGTTTTCCCAAGACATAGGAGCAATTGACCAAATTTTACCCGATGCATTGATGGACACTCTGCAG ACAGGGTTCATGCTCATTGCTGTGATAGTGCTGGTCTCTGTGGTGAATTACTGGCTTGTTATTCCAGCAGCAGCAATAGTAATTTTGTCATACTTGATGAGGATAGTATATTTGGCTACAACAACCAGTTTCAAAAGACTCGAAGGAATCA CTCGAAGTCCAGTTTTCACACATTTGAATGCATCTCTACAGGGCCTAACCACGATTAGGGCACTTGGAGCCCAAGGGAAACTGAAGAGTGAATTTGACGGTTTCCAA GATCAGCATTCTTCAGCATTTTATATACTGCTAGCAGCTGGAAGAGCATTTGGTCTTTGGCTGGATATCCTCTGCTTTATTTATGTAACACTGGTTACACTGAGTTTTCTCTTCCTTGGCAATA ACACACTTGGTGGAAATGTTGGACTTGCAATAACACAATCAGCTGGATTGGCAGGATTTTTCCAATGGGGAATGAAGCAATTTGCACAGTTGGAGATACAGATGACCTCAGTGGAAAGAGTAATTGAATACTCAAAATTGGAGAAAGAGTTTGAAGAACCTAAATTACGAAGGAAGGTTTTATCAAAACCACTATCTG AAAACAAAGCAACAGAAGACTGGCCATCAGCAGGGCAGATCACTTTCCAGAATGTATTTCTGAAGTACAACCCAACTGACCCATACGTACTAAATAACCTACAATTCATCATTCATCCCAGGGAGAAG CTAGGAATAGTGGGAAGGACAGGAGCTGGAAAATCTTCCCTGATCACAGCCCTTTTCAGGCTGGCAGAGGTGGAAGGGACAATTTTCATTGATGGCATTGACTGTGCTTCCATCAATCTTTATCAACTACGCTCAAAGATATCAATAATTCCTCAGGAGCCTGTAATCTTCTCCGGCACATTGAGAAAAAACCTAGATCCATTTGATGAGCACTCCGATCATGTTCTTTGGATGGCCCTTGAAGAG GTTGAACTGAAAGAGCTGGTCCAGAGTTTCCCAGCAAAACTTGACTCCAAAATTTCCGAACGAGGAACCAATTTTAGCGTTGGTCAAAGACAGTTGATATGTCTTGCAAGAGCCATCATACGAAAAAACAAAATCCTCATACTTGATGAGGCAACGGCTAACATTGATCCACA
- the LOC124160562 gene encoding probable multidrug resistance-associated protein lethal(2)03659 isoform X3, with protein sequence MGQLTSIFRMKMADRTDSRVKLMNEIITGIQVIKMYTWEKPFSKLISMARRSEIKQATNLSIIRALYVSFTQYTARVALFFTVLSYTLSGNIITAQQVFVLTSFYSALSSEMTIGFPEAISQIAKTSVSIKRIQQFLLYEEIDVKQTNKDRNKNKVEGVKFNDVTAKWSPTLNENTLHNINLHIKPGSLVAVIGPVGSGKSSILQAVLGEIPLKSGSIEVPPKVTYVSQEPWIFGGSVRQNITFIDEFKSSTYRKVIDVCALTHDFEQFPYGDATLVGERGITLSGGQKARVNLARAIYHNADVYLLDDPLSAVDSVVGKQLFEDCIVNYLSSKTRILITHQLQYLMHVDQIIILNKGKINAIGNYEELQSSGIDFAKWLSQKPKDKTDAEPGESQRKINKTEIADTGKVSAQMDDGEVEKALEKQRTDETQTKGKISMMMFMKYFNAGGSFLTSLLVMLIFILAQALGSATDSWITLWVNMEEWRQKNSINNASTRAINQGLHHLNNSSAASPFSGSFESGTDSLYKYLTRDICIYVYIGLVSVMILSVLIRSIYFYIICMKASNNLHNTMFESVVNTKMVFFHNNPSGRVLNRFSQDIGAIDQILPDALMDTLQTGFMLIAVIVLVSVVNYWLVIPAAAIVILSYLMRIVYLATTTSFKRLEGITRSPVFTHLNASLQGLTTIRALGAQGKLKSEFDGFQDQHSSAFYILLAAGRAFGLWLDILCFIYVTLVTLSFLFLGNNTLGGNVGLAITQSAGLAGFFQWGMKQFAQLEIQMTSVERVIEYSKLEKEFEEPKLRRKVLSKPLSENKATEDWPSAGQITFQNVFLKYNPTDPYVLNNLQFIIHPREKLGIVGRTGAGKSSLITALFRLAEVEGTIFIDGIDCASINLYQLRSKISIIPQEPVIFSGTLRKNLDPFDEHSDHVLWMALEEVELKELVQSFPAKLDSKISERGTNFSVGQRQLICLARAIIRKNKILILDEATANIDPQTDAIIQRTIREKLADCTVLTIAHRLHTVMDSDRILVMDAGEVVELGKPSELLERRNGFLTKMVEETGKEMADNLVALTANTKEGKKLK encoded by the exons ATGGGGCAGTTGACATCAATTTTCAGGATGAAAATGGCTGATCGTACTGATAGTAGAGTgaaattgatgaatgaaataatcaCAGGAATACAAGTCATCAAGATGTACACGTGGGAAAAACCTTTCTCAAAACTTATTTCCATGGCAAGAAG GAGTGAAATAAAGCAGGCCACTAATCTTTCAATCATTAGAGCTTTGTATGTGTCATTCACACAATATACAGCACGCGTGGCTCTGTTTTTTACTGTGCTTTCATACACTCTTAGTGGAAACATTATCACTGCTCAGCAG GTGTTTGTCCTGACATCATTCTACAGTGCTCTTTCAAGTGAAATGACAATTGGATTTCCAGAAGCTATTTCTCAGATAGCAAAAACCTCAGTTTCTATAAAGCGCATTCAG cAATTTCTTCTATATGAAGAAATCGATGTGAAGCAAACAAATAAAGATAGAAATAAGAACAAAGTAGAAGGTGTGAAGTTCAATGATGTTACTGCTAAATGGTCACCAACACTGAATGAAAATACTCTACACAACATCAATCTCCATATAAAGCCAGGATCACTAGTTGCTGTCATAGGACCAGTTGGATCAGGAAAG agcTCAATTCTACAAGCAGTATTAGGGGAAATTCCACTGAAGAGCGGGTCAATTGAAGTCCCACCAAAAGTAACTTATGTGTCACAG GAACCATGGATATTTGGAGGATCTGTGCGCCAAAACATTACTTTCATTGATGAATTTAAGAGTAGTACATACAGAAAGGTGATAGATGTTTGTGCCCTGACGCATGATTTTGAGCAATTTCCTTATGGAGATGCGACTTTAGTGGGAGAGAGAGGAATAACACTAAGCGGAGGACAAAAGGCACGAGTGAATCTTGCCAG gGCCATTTATCACAATGCAGACGTGTACCTTCTCGACGACCCCCTATCAGCAGTTGACTCTGTAGTTGGAAAGCAGCTTTTTGAAGATTGCATTGTGAACTATCTATCATCCAAGACTCGCATTCTGATCACTCATCAACTTCAATACTTGATGCACGTCGaccaaataataatattgaacAAG GGGAAAATCAATGCAATTGGAAACTATGAAGAGCTTCAGTCATCAGGCATTGATTTTGCCAAATGGTTGAGTCAGAAACCAAAGGATAAAACTGATGCAGAGCCTGGGGAATCTCAAAGAAAAATCAACAAAACAGAAATAGCCGATACG GGTAAAGTTTCAGCTCAAATGGATGATGGAGAGGTGGAGAAGGCATTAGAAAAACAGAGAACTGATGAAACACAAACCAAAGGAAAAATTAGCATGATGATGTTCATGAAATACTTTAATGCCGGAGGAAGTTTTCTCACATCCTTATTAGTTATGCTAATTTTTATCCTAGCACAGGCATTAGGAAGTGCAACTGACTCTTGGATAACATTATG GGTGAATATGGAAGAGTGGAGGCAAaagaattcaattaataatgcaaGTACTCGTGCAATTAACCAAGGATTACACCACCTCAACAATTCATCCGCAGCAAGTCCATTTTCTGGCAGTTTTGAAAGTGGCACGGACAGTCTTTACAAATACTTAACAAGGGATATATGCATTTATGTTTACATAGGCCTAGTATCTGTGATGATACTATCAGTATTAATCAGATCCATATACTTCTATATTATCTGCATGAAAGCTTCCAATAACCTGCATAACACGATGTTTGAATCAGTGGTGAATACGAAGATGGTATTTTTCCACAATAATCCTTCAG GAAGAGTGCTGAATAGGTTTTCCCAAGACATAGGAGCAATTGACCAAATTTTACCCGATGCATTGATGGACACTCTGCAG ACAGGGTTCATGCTCATTGCTGTGATAGTGCTGGTCTCTGTGGTGAATTACTGGCTTGTTATTCCAGCAGCAGCAATAGTAATTTTGTCATACTTGATGAGGATAGTATATTTGGCTACAACAACCAGTTTCAAAAGACTCGAAGGAATCA CTCGAAGTCCAGTTTTCACACATTTGAATGCATCTCTACAGGGCCTAACCACGATTAGGGCACTTGGAGCCCAAGGGAAACTGAAGAGTGAATTTGACGGTTTCCAA GATCAGCATTCTTCAGCATTTTATATACTGCTAGCAGCTGGAAGAGCATTTGGTCTTTGGCTGGATATCCTCTGCTTTATTTATGTAACACTGGTTACACTGAGTTTTCTCTTCCTTGGCAATA ACACACTTGGTGGAAATGTTGGACTTGCAATAACACAATCAGCTGGATTGGCAGGATTTTTCCAATGGGGAATGAAGCAATTTGCACAGTTGGAGATACAGATGACCTCAGTGGAAAGAGTAATTGAATACTCAAAATTGGAGAAAGAGTTTGAAGAACCTAAATTACGAAGGAAGGTTTTATCAAAACCACTATCTG AAAACAAAGCAACAGAAGACTGGCCATCAGCAGGGCAGATCACTTTCCAGAATGTATTTCTGAAGTACAACCCAACTGACCCATACGTACTAAATAACCTACAATTCATCATTCATCCCAGGGAGAAG CTAGGAATAGTGGGAAGGACAGGAGCTGGAAAATCTTCCCTGATCACAGCCCTTTTCAGGCTGGCAGAGGTGGAAGGGACAATTTTCATTGATGGCATTGACTGTGCTTCCATCAATCTTTATCAACTACGCTCAAAGATATCAATAATTCCTCAGGAGCCTGTAATCTTCTCCGGCACATTGAGAAAAAACCTAGATCCATTTGATGAGCACTCCGATCATGTTCTTTGGATGGCCCTTGAAGAG GTTGAACTGAAAGAGCTGGTCCAGAGTTTCCCAGCAAAACTTGACTCCAAAATTTCCGAACGAGGAACCAATTTTAGCGTTGGTCAAAGACAGTTGATATGTCTTGCAAGAGCCATCATACGAAAAAACAAAATCCTCATACTTGATGAGGCAACGGCTAACATTGATCCACA